The following proteins are encoded in a genomic region of Arcobacter cloacae:
- the nuoK gene encoding NADH-quinone oxidoreductase subunit NuoK, giving the protein MLTLTSYAFVSMILFSIGVIGVIARKNIFVIYMSIELMLNGVNLFLVTFARYHFNLDPQIITIMVISIAAAEAAIFLSVIILLYRSKKSLNTDIFTTLTQGEKS; this is encoded by the coding sequence ATGTTGACACTTACTTCTTATGCTTTTGTATCAATGATACTTTTTTCAATTGGTGTAATAGGTGTAATTGCAAGAAAAAATATCTTTGTAATTTATATGTCAATTGAGCTTATGTTAAATGGTGTAAATCTATTTTTAGTTACATTTGCAAGATACCATTTTAATCTTGACCCACAAATTATCACTATTATGGTTATCTCTATAGCTGCTGCTGAAGCTGCAATTTTTTTATCTGTAATAATTTTATTATATAGATCTAAAAAATCATTAAATACTGATATTTTCACAACTCTTACTCAAGGGGAAAAATCATGA
- a CDS encoding NADH-quinone oxidoreductase subunit J family protein, translated as MADLIFIALAIFAIGGAITMVICSNPMHSALGILITMLSVAGMFALLNAIFLFLVQIIVYAGAIMTLILFILMFLNIKEEDLPKEPNKYKLIAITAIIMIPLNVLVLKAVSNLPSKDLSIVDTDFGDIKPVGLELYNNWIISFELISILLLIALIGSVVLAKKRKSKLNSKED; from the coding sequence ATGGCTGATTTAATTTTTATTGCTTTGGCAATTTTTGCAATTGGTGGAGCTATTACAATGGTAATATGTTCAAATCCAATGCATAGTGCTTTGGGTATATTAATTACCATGTTAAGTGTTGCTGGAATGTTCGCACTTTTAAATGCAATATTTTTATTCCTTGTTCAAATAATTGTTTATGCAGGGGCAATAATGACTCTGATTCTTTTTATTTTGATGTTTTTAAATATAAAAGAAGAAGATTTACCAAAAGAACCTAATAAATATAAACTTATAGCTATTACAGCAATAATAATGATTCCTTTAAATGTTTTAGTTTTAAAAGCTGTATCAAATCTTCCATCAAAAGATTTATCTATTGTTGATACTGATTTTGGAGATATCAAACCTGTTGGTTTAGAACTTTATAACAATTGGATTATTTCGTTTGAGTTAATCTCAATTTTATTATTAATAGCACTTATTGGTTCAGTTGTTCTTGCTAAAAAAAGAAAATCTAAACTAAATAGCAAGGAGGACTAA
- a CDS encoding NuoI/complex I 23 kDa subunit family protein — translation MGIKVVPRYGKSFKDKLYLPAIAGGMKTTLKHFMKNLSNVDNLKTMQYPEVQPTDLNERYRGVHRLTKHDDGTEKCVACFMCATACPAECIFIEAEERFDEHDEKRPKEFKIDLLECVFCGYCVEACPCDAIRMDTGIFSFTASKREDFVLDKKVLMANERSKDLNNG, via the coding sequence ATGGGAATAAAAGTAGTACCAAGATACGGGAAATCGTTTAAAGATAAATTATATCTTCCAGCAATCGCAGGTGGTATGAAAACAACACTTAAACATTTTATGAAAAATTTAAGTAACGTTGATAACCTAAAAACTATGCAATATCCAGAAGTTCAACCAACTGATTTAAATGAAAGATATAGAGGTGTTCACAGACTTACAAAACATGATGATGGAACTGAAAAATGCGTTGCTTGTTTCATGTGTGCAACAGCATGTCCAGCTGAATGTATTTTTATTGAAGCCGAAGAGAGATTTGATGAACATGATGAAAAAAGACCAAAAGAGTTTAAAATAGATTTATTAGAGTGTGTATTTTGTGGATATTGTGTAGAAGCTTGTCCTTGTGATGCCATTAGAATGGATACAGGAATCTTCTCCTTTACAGCTTCAAAAAGAGAGGATTTTGTTTTGGATAAAAAAGTTTTAATGGCAAATGAAAGATCAAAGGATTTAAATAATGGCTGA
- a CDS encoding complex I subunit 1/NuoH family protein, which yields MSSTAIIIINIAIASLLAVGLTPLFVWWERRVSGFMQDRSGPNRCNIGPFRLGGLIQSFADMLKLVFKEDFTPSHIKYKFFFTIAPAIVFLCSFLTFAVVPFADVLVIDGKEHIMQAIPNHLGIMWFIAFAGLSVYGIILGGYSSGSKYGLLGSIRASAQVISYEAAMGLAIISMIISYGSIHLTDMVNAQSGTYLGFIPMWGIFVQPLAAIIFIVCAFAETNRAPFDLAEGESELVAGYHTEYSAMKFGLFQVGEYAAMSASSAIIVTLFFGGYQIPWLDTNQIQSNINYVILAIIILLPIKIFFFTKWMKRNNKAIGQNKSREKETKILTIAFWSITLVLIAVLISFLVTGLGTNGVNIITAVIQIATFLIKFFLVAFVFIWVRWTVLRFRYDQLQMLGWKVLIPLALLNIVITAIIVVVRGS from the coding sequence ATGAGTAGCACAGCTATAATCATTATAAATATTGCCATAGCTTCTTTACTTGCCGTTGGATTAACTCCTTTATTTGTATGGTGGGAGAGAAGAGTATCTGGATTTATGCAAGATAGAAGTGGTCCAAATAGATGTAATATTGGTCCTTTTAGATTAGGTGGACTAATTCAAAGTTTTGCAGATATGTTAAAACTTGTATTTAAAGAGGATTTTACACCTTCTCATATTAAATATAAATTTTTCTTTACAATAGCTCCTGCAATAGTATTTTTATGTTCATTTCTTACTTTTGCAGTAGTTCCTTTTGCTGATGTTTTAGTTATTGATGGGAAAGAGCATATTATGCAAGCAATTCCAAATCATCTTGGAATTATGTGGTTTATTGCTTTTGCAGGACTTAGTGTTTATGGAATAATTTTAGGAGGTTACTCTTCTGGAAGTAAATATGGACTTTTAGGTTCTATTAGAGCTTCAGCTCAAGTTATCTCTTATGAAGCTGCTATGGGACTTGCTATTATTTCTATGATTATCTCTTATGGTTCAATTCATTTAACAGATATGGTAAATGCTCAAAGTGGAACATACTTAGGGTTTATTCCTATGTGGGGTATTTTTGTTCAGCCACTAGCTGCTATTATTTTTATTGTTTGTGCATTTGCTGAAACAAATAGAGCTCCTTTTGACTTAGCAGAAGGGGAATCTGAATTGGTTGCTGGTTATCATACTGAATATAGCGCTATGAAATTTGGACTTTTCCAAGTTGGTGAATATGCGGCAATGAGTGCTTCTAGTGCTATTATTGTAACTTTATTTTTTGGTGGTTATCAAATTCCTTGGTTAGATACAAATCAAATTCAAAGCAACATAAATTATGTTATTTTAGCAATTATAATACTACTTCCTATTAAAATTTTCTTCTTTACAAAATGGATGAAAAGAAATAATAAAGCAATAGGACAAAACAAATCAAGAGAAAAAGAGACTAAAATTTTAACTATTGCATTTTGGTCAATTACTTTGGTTTTAATAGCTGTTTTAATTTCGTTTTTAGTAACAGGACTTGGAACAAATGGTGTAAATATTATCACGGCTGTTATTCAAATAGCAACTTTTTTAATTAAGTTCTTTTTAGTTGCTTTTGTATTTATTTGGGTTAGATGGACTGTATTAAGATTTAGATATGACCAACTACAAATGTTAGGATGGAAAGTTCTTATACCTTTAGCTCTTTTGAATATCGTAATAACAGCAATTATTGTTGTAGTAAGAGGAAGTTAA
- a CDS encoding 2Fe-2S iron-sulfur cluster-binding protein gives MGELVNITINGMQMQASKGSLLIDKLLDENIHIPHFCYHQALGKDGNCRMCMVEIEGQKRPQIACDTPVKDGMIVRTKGENIEKVRRDILELELINHPIDCPTCDQAGECKLQDYYMESGFYESRINLEAKNHARKRVDLGSNVMLDQERCVLCTRCVRFCSTITKTHELGVISRADHSVIGTFPGRPLNNPYAMNVIDLCPVGALTNKDFRFKQRVWFLETFDAICNGCSKGCNIYVDHRKEKYKDDQIFRFRPRVNKSINGWFMCDEGRLSHHNENENRFEDIIVEKSQSDMPTAIASIFKELTTNKKTLLLLSANLSYEEMLNLKNLASKLNLDISGYSPNTIDENFADDYLRKSDKTSNRASFKELNIDDTKEFFEEKLNNSSLVLIVDNNYFDTNIKLLENKKVISFFTHNCATIEHSNISIALASFYEKSGTYINCDGIKQKVVSKMNKNNPKKTITTIIEDLKSMIEKGTI, from the coding sequence ATGGGTGAACTAGTAAATATTACAATTAATGGAATGCAAATGCAAGCTTCTAAAGGAAGCTTGTTAATTGATAAGTTATTGGATGAAAACATTCATATCCCTCACTTTTGTTATCATCAAGCATTAGGAAAAGATGGAAACTGTCGTATGTGTATGGTTGAAATCGAAGGTCAAAAAAGACCACAAATTGCTTGTGATACTCCTGTTAAAGATGGGATGATTGTAAGAACAAAGGGTGAAAATATTGAAAAAGTAAGACGAGATATTTTAGAACTTGAACTTATAAATCATCCTATAGATTGTCCAACTTGTGACCAAGCTGGTGAATGTAAACTTCAAGATTATTACATGGAATCAGGATTTTATGAATCAAGAATAAATCTTGAAGCAAAAAATCATGCAAGAAAAAGGGTTGATTTAGGCTCTAATGTAATGCTTGACCAAGAAAGATGTGTACTTTGTACAAGATGTGTAAGATTTTGCTCAACAATTACTAAAACACATGAATTAGGAGTTATAAGTCGAGCTGACCATTCAGTGATTGGAACATTTCCAGGGCGACCTTTAAATAATCCTTATGCTATGAATGTTATTGATTTATGTCCTGTTGGAGCATTAACTAATAAAGATTTTAGATTTAAACAAAGAGTTTGGTTTTTAGAGACTTTTGATGCCATTTGTAATGGTTGTTCAAAAGGTTGTAATATCTATGTTGACCATAGAAAAGAAAAATACAAAGATGACCAAATTTTCAGATTTAGACCAAGAGTTAATAAAAGTATCAATGGTTGGTTTATGTGTGATGAAGGAAGATTATCACACCATAATGAAAATGAAAATAGATTTGAAGATATCATAGTAGAAAAATCTCAATCAGATATGCCTACAGCTATTGCTTCTATTTTTAAAGAACTAACTACTAATAAAAAGACTCTACTTTTATTAAGTGCAAATCTTTCTTATGAAGAGATGTTAAATTTAAAAAATTTAGCCTCAAAGTTAAACTTAGATATTTCAGGATATTCACCTAATACAATAGATGAAAATTTTGCTGATGATTATCTAAGAAAAAGTGACAAAACATCAAATAGAGCCTCTTTTAAAGAGTTAAATATTGATGATACAAAAGAGTTTTTTGAAGAAAAACTAAATAACTCTTCTTTAGTTTTAATTGTTGACAATAACTATTTTGATACTAATATTAAACTATTAGAAAACAAAAAAGTTATCTCATTTTTTACCCATAACTGCGCAACAATTGAGCATTCAAATATTTCAATAGCACTTGCTTCTTTTTATGAAAAATCTGGAACATATATAAATTGTGATGGTATTAAACAAAAAGTAGTATCTAAAATGAATAAAAATAATCCTAAAAAAACAATAACAACAATCATTGAAGATTTAAAATCTATGATTGAAAAAGGAACTATATGA
- a CDS encoding citrate synthase codes for MAKNTMTFTDNRNGKTYEYNIVDGTRGPSVVDISSFYKDSGMFTYDPGYTSTASCESKITFIDGENSELRYRGYDISELAGKHSFLDVSYLLMRGKLPTPEASRNFDLEIRHRSFLNEGIIRLFDALPDGAHPMATMGAATMALSAFYKDHLHLEDEEEFKMMRRRILAKMPVIAAMAYRNSIGTPLIYPDVNRYFTENFLYMLRAYPGGRMKYLGNGQNDEIKQVEIDALDAIFTLHADHEQNASTTTVRNVGSTEAHPYVAIASGISALWGSAHGGANEKVMDQLKLIGDVKNVPTYIAKAKDKNDPFRLMGFGHRVYKNRDPRAETLKGLQDKLRDELKLDSKLLDIAAAVEEAALNDDYFKQRGLYPNIDFYSGVILTALKIPTEMFTPIFVIGRTPGWLAQWSELKQDPKHKIARPRQLYTGN; via the coding sequence ATGGCAAAAAATACAATGACGTTTACTGATAATAGAAATGGTAAAACATATGAATACAATATTGTTGATGGAACAAGAGGACCAAGTGTTGTAGATATTTCTAGCTTCTACAAAGATTCAGGTATGTTTACTTATGACCCAGGTTATACTTCAACTGCATCTTGTGAATCAAAAATCACATTCATTGATGGTGAAAACTCAGAATTAAGATACAGAGGTTATGATATTTCAGAACTAGCAGGAAAACACTCTTTCTTAGATGTTTCTTATTTATTGATGAGAGGAAAACTTCCAACTCCTGAAGCTTCAAGAAACTTTGATTTAGAAATCAGACATAGATCTTTCTTAAATGAAGGAATTATTAGATTATTTGATGCATTACCAGATGGTGCTCACCCAATGGCAACTATGGGAGCAGCTACTATGGCTTTATCAGCATTTTATAAAGATCACTTACATTTAGAAGATGAAGAAGAATTTAAAATGATGAGAAGAAGAATCTTAGCTAAAATGCCAGTAATTGCTGCTATGGCTTATAGAAACTCTATTGGTACACCACTTATTTATCCTGATGTAAATAGATATTTCACTGAAAACTTCTTATATATGTTAAGAGCATATCCAGGTGGAAGAATGAAATATTTAGGAAATGGTCAAAATGACGAAATCAAACAAGTAGAAATTGATGCACTTGATGCAATCTTTACTTTACATGCTGATCATGAACAAAATGCTTCTACAACAACTGTTAGAAACGTAGGTTCAACTGAAGCTCACCCTTATGTTGCTATTGCTTCTGGTATCTCTGCACTTTGGGGTTCTGCTCATGGTGGAGCTAACGAAAAAGTTATGGATCAATTAAAATTAATTGGTGATGTTAAAAATGTACCAACATATATTGCAAAAGCTAAAGATAAAAATGATCCATTTAGATTAATGGGATTCGGACACAGAGTATATAAAAACAGAGACCCAAGAGCTGAAACATTAAAAGGATTACAAGATAAATTAAGAGATGAATTAAAACTTGACTCTAAATTATTAGACATTGCTGCTGCTGTTGAAGAAGCTGCGTTAAATGATGATTACTTCAAACAAAGAGGTTTATATCCAAATATTGACTTCTATTCAGGTGTAATTTTAACAGCTTTAAAAATTCCAACTGAAATGTTTACTCCAATTTTCGTTATTGGTAGAACTCCAGGATGGTTAGCACAATGGTCTGAGTTAAAACAAGATCCAAAACATAAAATTGCAAGACCAAGACAATTATATACAGGAAACTAA
- the nuoF gene encoding NADH-quinone oxidoreductase subunit NuoF, which produces MITRIVSKNFDIPNSHKLEVALANGRYSSIDKLFTMTPDEVTAEVTKSGLRGKGGGGAACGPKWELMPKNDPRPAYLIVNGDESEPGTFKDRQIFQYDPHLLIEGIICTCYAINAHHAYIYIRGEYKFFIDRLNEAIKEAYQAGIIGDKIMNKYDFKVDITVHRGGGAYICGEKSALIESLEGKRGHPRLKPHGKECEWFFDNPATVNNVETIASVPNIVENGAVGYTKYGTEKSPGTMLFAISGPVKNPGVYEMAYGNKMIDFLNILGGGMIEGKKLKAIIPGGSSCPILTASEVEKAVLDYESMWDIGSTLGTGGMIVIDEDTSMVDVAKNIIEFYHHESCGQCTPCREGTGWIDKILKKVLNGDASNEDLKTILDVCDTMNGKTVCVFAPAVKDIISSIVKKFPQEFKTYLKN; this is translated from the coding sequence ATGATAACTAGAATTGTAAGCAAAAATTTTGACATTCCAAATTCACATAAACTTGAAGTTGCCCTAGCAAATGGAAGATACTCTTCAATTGATAAACTTTTTACTATGACTCCTGATGAAGTAACAGCTGAAGTTACAAAATCAGGACTTAGAGGAAAAGGTGGTGGTGGAGCTGCTTGTGGACCAAAATGGGAATTAATGCCAAAAAATGATCCAAGACCAGCTTATTTAATAGTAAATGGGGATGAGAGTGAACCTGGAACTTTTAAAGATAGACAAATTTTTCAGTATGACCCACATCTTTTAATAGAGGGTATTATTTGTACTTGTTATGCAATAAATGCACATCACGCTTATATTTATATAAGAGGTGAATATAAATTTTTTATTGATAGATTAAATGAAGCGATAAAAGAAGCCTACCAAGCTGGTATTATTGGTGATAAAATCATGAATAAGTATGATTTTAAAGTTGATATTACAGTTCATAGAGGTGGTGGTGCATATATTTGTGGAGAGAAATCTGCACTTATTGAATCTTTAGAGGGAAAACGTGGACATCCAAGACTTAAGCCACATGGCAAAGAGTGTGAATGGTTCTTTGATAATCCAGCAACTGTAAATAATGTAGAAACAATTGCATCTGTTCCAAATATTGTAGAAAATGGTGCAGTTGGTTATACAAAATATGGTACAGAAAAATCACCTGGAACAATGCTTTTTGCAATTTCAGGACCTGTTAAAAATCCAGGTGTTTATGAGATGGCTTATGGTAATAAAATGATAGATTTTTTAAACATACTTGGTGGTGGTATGATTGAAGGGAAAAAATTAAAAGCAATTATTCCAGGAGGTTCATCTTGTCCAATATTAACTGCTTCTGAAGTAGAAAAAGCTGTTTTGGATTATGAATCAATGTGGGATATAGGCTCAACTTTAGGTACAGGAGGGATGATAGTTATTGATGAAGATACATCAATGGTTGATGTAGCGAAAAATATTATAGAGTTTTATCACCATGAATCATGTGGACAATGTACACCTTGTAGGGAGGGTACAGGTTGGATTGATAAGATTTTGAAAAAAGTCTTAAATGGAGATGCTTCAAACGAGGATTTAAAAACTATACTTGATGTGTGTGATACGATGAATGGGAAAACTGTTTGTGTTTTTGCACCAGCAGTAAAAGATATTATTTCAAGTATTGTTAAAAAATTCCCTCAAGAATTTAAAACATATTTAAAAAACTAA
- the nuoE gene encoding complex I 24 kDa subunit family protein → MSTFKYSPENEAKFQEYVSRYPKIDSCMLPALWLVQEQIGWVSPEAMVYVADRLGKTPIQVYEVATFYTMFNLKPIGKYHIELCKTLSCMLCGSRELKKHIKQTIGIEPGQTSQDGLFTLSEVECMGACGGAPMFALNGVYHEKLTTEKVDELIKECKK, encoded by the coding sequence ATGAGCACTTTTAAATACAGTCCTGAAAATGAAGCAAAATTTCAAGAGTATGTTTCAAGATATCCAAAAATAGATTCTTGTATGTTACCAGCACTTTGGTTAGTTCAAGAACAAATTGGATGGGTTAGTCCTGAAGCTATGGTTTATGTAGCAGATAGACTTGGAAAAACTCCAATACAAGTTTATGAAGTAGCAACTTTTTACACTATGTTTAATCTAAAACCAATTGGTAAATATCATATTGAACTTTGTAAAACACTATCTTGTATGTTATGTGGTAGTCGTGAATTAAAAAAACATATAAAACAGACTATTGGCATTGAACCTGGTCAAACAAGCCAAGATGGTTTATTTACTCTAAGTGAAGTTGAGTGTATGGGCGCTTGTGGAGGAGCACCTATGTTTGCATTAAACGGTGTTTACCATGAAAAACTTACTACTGAGAAAGTTGATGAATTAATCAAGGAGTGCAAAAAATGA
- a CDS encoding NADH-quinone oxidoreductase subunit D has product MLKCDMLIDSKDLKSTISKLKNEENYTILLDITAIDYLKFPDITPSRFAVVYILRDSTFKKHLTIKTFVNDDNLQIDSICDLYESANWAERETYDQYGINFLGHPNLKRVLNHHQFIGHPLRKDYETTKGQICTNTEDLMDEMLPLLKSKGYTDEEINDLMLLNVGPSHPASHGTIRNFVAMEGETITACVTEIGYLHRGFEKACENHTYSQIIPYTDRLNYCSAILNNIGYSKAVEEMLGIDITPRAKMIRIIIGELSRIIDHLVCNAANMVDLGGLTNFWYLFAPRDKAYDLLSKLTGARLTNTYTRIGGLEFDLYEGFNEDLAAVLKDVEIAISDALSLIAHNKIFHDRTQDVGVIKADFALRNGISGPNLRAAGIAHDLRKDRPYYGYENFEFDVVIGSHGDVYDRMMCRFEEMLQSVRIIRQAMKNLPDGAINVNAPGILLPSKKDVYGNIEGLMNQFKLTFEGIKVPKGEYYSFTEAGNGELGFFIVSDGSGRPYKVKCRPPCFYSLAAYSKIVEGGMLADAVVTMASMNFIAGEFDR; this is encoded by the coding sequence ATGCTTAAATGTGATATGTTAATTGATTCAAAAGATTTAAAATCTACTATTTCAAAATTAAAAAATGAAGAAAACTATACTATTTTATTGGATATAACAGCTATTGATTATCTAAAATTTCCAGATATTACACCTAGCAGATTTGCTGTTGTTTATATTCTAAGAGATTCAACATTTAAAAAGCATTTAACAATAAAAACTTTTGTAAATGATGACAATTTACAAATTGATTCAATTTGTGATTTATATGAATCTGCAAATTGGGCTGAAAGAGAGACTTATGACCAATATGGAATCAACTTTTTAGGTCACCCTAATTTAAAGAGAGTTTTAAATCATCATCAATTTATAGGTCACCCATTAAGAAAAGATTATGAAACTACAAAAGGTCAAATCTGTACAAATACTGAAGATTTAATGGATGAAATGTTACCTTTATTAAAATCTAAAGGTTATACAGATGAAGAAATTAATGATTTAATGCTTTTAAATGTTGGACCATCGCATCCAGCATCACATGGAACAATTAGAAATTTTGTTGCTATGGAAGGTGAAACAATAACAGCTTGTGTAACAGAAATTGGTTATTTACATAGAGGATTTGAAAAAGCGTGTGAAAATCATACTTATTCTCAAATTATTCCTTATACAGATAGACTAAATTATTGTAGTGCTATTTTAAATAATATTGGTTACTCAAAAGCTGTTGAAGAAATGCTTGGCATTGATATAACTCCTCGTGCAAAGATGATTAGAATCATAATAGGAGAATTAAGTAGAATAATTGACCATTTAGTATGTAATGCTGCTAATATGGTAGATTTAGGTGGACTTACAAACTTTTGGTATTTGTTTGCACCAAGAGATAAAGCTTATGATTTATTATCAAAATTAACAGGTGCTAGACTTACTAATACTTATACAAGAATAGGTGGATTAGAGTTTGATTTGTATGAAGGATTTAATGAAGACTTAGCAGCTGTTTTAAAAGATGTAGAAATTGCAATAAGTGATGCTTTATCACTAATAGCTCATAATAAAATCTTCCATGATAGAACTCAAGATGTGGGAGTTATAAAAGCGGATTTTGCCTTAAGAAATGGGATTTCAGGACCAAACTTAAGAGCAGCTGGAATTGCACACGATTTAAGAAAAGATAGACCATATTATGGTTATGAAAACTTTGAATTTGATGTTGTTATTGGAAGTCATGGTGATGTTTATGACAGAATGATGTGTAGATTTGAAGAGATGTTACAATCAGTTAGAATTATAAGACAAGCTATGAAAAATCTTCCAGATGGTGCAATAAATGTAAATGCTCCTGGAATTTTATTACCTTCTAAAAAAGATGTTTATGGAAATATTGAAGGATTAATGAATCAGTTTAAACTAACTTTTGAGGGTATTAAAGTTCCAAAAGGTGAATATTATAGCTTTACAGAAGCTGGGAATGGTGAGTTAGGATTTTTTATTGTAAGTGATGGAAGTGGAAGACCATACAAAGTTAAATGTAGACCACCTTGCTTTTATTCACTTGCAGCCTACTCAAAAATTGTAGAAGGTGGTATGTTAGCTGATGCTGTTGTTACAATGGCAAGTATGAACTTTATTGCAGGGGAGTTTGATAGATAA
- a CDS encoding NADH-quinone oxidoreductase subunit B, which yields MGLGVESKLGDSIVTTRLDHAVNWGRSYSLWPMVFGTACCGIEFMSVAGAKYDLSRFGAEVVRFSPRQADLLIVAGTISYKQAPILKKIYEQMCEPKWVISMGACACSGGFYDNYTTLQGIDQIIPVDEYIAGCPPRPEAVLDAIMRIQEKANDESIIKDRIKEYKGILDA from the coding sequence ATGGGATTAGGAGTTGAATCAAAATTAGGTGACTCAATAGTTACTACAAGACTTGACCATGCTGTAAATTGGGGAAGGTCTTACTCGTTATGGCCAATGGTTTTTGGAACTGCTTGTTGTGGTATAGAATTTATGAGTGTTGCTGGTGCAAAATATGATTTATCAAGATTTGGTGCTGAAGTTGTAAGATTTTCTCCAAGACAAGCTGATTTATTAATAGTTGCAGGAACAATCTCATATAAACAAGCCCCTATTTTAAAAAAAATCTACGAACAAATGTGTGAACCAAAATGGGTAATCTCTATGGGTGCATGTGCATGTAGTGGTGGATTTTATGATAACTATACAACATTACAAGGAATAGATCAAATTATTCCAGTTGATGAATATATAGCAGGTTGTCCTCCACGTCCTGAAGCTGTTTTAGATGCGATTATGAGAATTCAAGAAAAAGCAAATGATGAATCAATTATTAAAGACAGAATAAAAGAGTATAAAGGAATATTAGATGCTTAA
- a CDS encoding NADH-quinone oxidoreductase subunit A, producing MSTELILASVIFVSIAFILVAVFMLSRFVGPKNENSKIKNSVYESGVTNPVGNTNIRFSVKFYLVAISFLLFDVEIIFMFPWAINVAELGYYGLVKMFIFMGLLFAGLIYIYKKKALLWD from the coding sequence ATGTCAACTGAATTAATATTGGCCTCTGTTATTTTTGTCTCAATTGCTTTCATACTTGTTGCAGTTTTTATGCTGTCTAGGTTTGTTGGACCAAAAAATGAAAATTCAAAAATAAAAAATAGTGTTTACGAAAGTGGTGTTACTAATCCTGTAGGAAATACAAATATCAGATTTTCAGTAAAATTCTATCTTGTTGCAATCTCTTTTCTGTTATTTGATGTAGAAATTATTTTTATGTTTCCTTGGGCTATTAATGTGGCTGAATTAGGATACTATGGTCTTGTTAAAATGTTTATTTTTATGGGATTATTATTTGCTGGATTAATTTATATCTACAAGAAAAAGGCATTGTTATGGGATTAG